In a genomic window of Tissierella sp. Yu-01:
- the pgk gene encoding phosphoglycerate kinase, which translates to MDVVDTGIRSLKEFDYEDKTVLLRLDINSPIDPGTKKIVNFNRIDKSLPTLNYLIEKGAKIAIIAHQGDTLDYMNLIPLKEHAEILSKKLKKHITYLDDVCGPAAQEAIKELKAGEIVLLGNLRYLTEEVSSFEDSVKLGPPEMLDTYLVRNLSPLIDIYINDAFAAAHRNAPSMVAFQEIKPSAAGILMVEEIEALTRVMNSPERPNIFVLGGLKISDAFGMMKQVLENGAADKILTSGITGHIMLIAKGYDIGNENMKFIKDRHLDKFIDPAIEYIKKYPDKIMYPVDLAYEIKGERKEIKIDELPIDNICLDIGQKTIEIYRDVIMNAGTIFVNGPAGVYENSNFELGTKSIWNAIAQSNGYSVIGGGDTVSAASRFINLEKIDYVCTAGGAMVRFLSGVKMPLIEAMKKSYLATNI; encoded by the coding sequence ATGGATGTAGTAGATACTGGAATCAGGTCATTAAAAGAATTTGATTATGAGGATAAAACTGTCTTATTAAGACTAGATATAAATTCACCTATAGATCCTGGAACTAAAAAAATCGTTAACTTTAATAGAATTGACAAAAGTCTTCCTACCCTAAATTATTTAATAGAAAAAGGTGCAAAGATAGCAATTATTGCTCATCAAGGGGATACTCTTGACTATATGAATCTTATACCTTTAAAAGAGCATGCAGAAATTTTATCAAAAAAACTAAAAAAACATATAACATATTTAGATGATGTATGTGGACCAGCTGCACAAGAGGCAATTAAGGAGCTTAAAGCAGGAGAAATTGTTCTTTTAGGCAATCTAAGATACCTTACAGAGGAAGTTTCATCCTTTGAGGATTCTGTCAAGCTAGGACCCCCTGAAATGCTTGATACCTATTTAGTGAGAAACCTTTCTCCATTAATAGATATTTATATTAATGATGCCTTTGCAGCAGCCCACAGGAATGCGCCGTCAATGGTAGCATTCCAGGAAATAAAACCATCGGCAGCAGGTATCCTTATGGTTGAAGAAATAGAGGCTCTAACTAGAGTGATGAATTCTCCTGAAAGACCTAATATCTTTGTTCTTGGAGGCTTAAAGATATCAGATGCATTTGGCATGATGAAACAGGTACTTGAAAATGGAGCTGCTGATAAGATCTTAACCAGTGGCATTACAGGGCATATTATGCTGATTGCCAAGGGTTATGATATAGGTAATGAAAATATGAAATTTATTAAGGATAGGCATCTAGACAAATTTATTGACCCTGCAATTGAGTATATTAAAAAATATCCTGATAAAATCATGTATCCTGTTGACCTAGCCTATGAAATAAAGGGGGAAAGAAAAGAGATTAAAATAGATGAACTACCAATAGATAATATCTGTTTGGATATAGGTCAAAAGACAATTGAGATCTATAGAGATGTGATTATGAATGCAGGAACTATCTTTGTAAATGGACCTGCTGGTGTATATGAGAATTCAAATTTTGAGTTGGGAACAAAGTCCATATGGAATGCAATTGCACAGAGCAATGGATATTCTGTAATTGGTGGAGGAGATACAGTCAGTGCAGCATCAAGATTTATTAATCTGGAAAAGATTGATTATGTATGTACTGCAGGAGGTGCAATGGTTAGATTTTTATCTGGTGTAAAAATGCCTCTAATAGAAGCAATGAAAAAGTCATATTTAGCTACAAACATATGA
- a CDS encoding type II glyceraldehyde-3-phosphate dehydrogenase, which yields MIKVGVVGYGVIGQRLADGVVLQEDMELVGVAGNSRPTLAIRALKEKGMPYDLYLASFENKKDFDELDIPVSGTLEDLVQKVDIILDATSAGVGQQNKELYEKYNKKAIFQGGEKNSVADIFFHGYANYEAGVGQDYLKLTSCNTTGLIRAVDCIDKEVGVDRVAITIVRRVADPGDYHRGLTNALKVDKAPSHQAVDLMTIMPHIEATGILVHTPVTHGHIITVLATPKKEISKEELLEMFNKHPRIRVVKISDGFQGNAALFRYARDLGNPRGDMYEIAVFEETIVKSGKDIMFAINIPQEAVVIPESIDAVRAAMNMQSDKLDAVGKTNEYLGLGKWM from the coding sequence ATGATTAAGGTTGGAGTTGTAGGATATGGAGTAATTGGACAAAGATTAGCAGATGGTGTTGTTCTTCAAGAGGATATGGAACTTGTTGGAGTGGCAGGTAATTCAAGACCTACTCTTGCTATAAGAGCATTAAAGGAGAAGGGAATGCCTTATGACCTATATCTTGCATCTTTTGAAAATAAAAAGGATTTTGATGAGTTAGATATACCTGTTTCCGGTACATTAGAGGATTTAGTTCAAAAGGTTGACATCATACTTGATGCTACTAGTGCAGGAGTAGGTCAACAAAATAAAGAACTATATGAAAAATATAATAAAAAAGCAATATTCCAAGGTGGCGAAAAGAATTCTGTAGCAGATATATTTTTCCATGGCTATGCAAATTACGAGGCTGGAGTTGGACAGGATTATCTGAAACTTACATCATGCAACACCACTGGACTTATAAGAGCTGTTGATTGTATAGACAAGGAAGTTGGAGTAGATAGAGTTGCTATTACAATTGTTAGACGCGTTGCCGATCCAGGTGATTATCATAGAGGATTAACAAATGCCCTAAAAGTAGATAAAGCTCCAAGTCATCAAGCAGTAGATTTAATGACAATTATGCCGCATATTGAAGCAACAGGTATACTTGTGCATACTCCAGTAACTCACGGACATATAATTACCGTTTTAGCAACGCCTAAGAAGGAAATTTCTAAAGAAGAATTATTAGAAATGTTTAATAAACATCCTAGAATTAGAGTGGTGAAAATTTCAGACGGATTCCAAGGAAATGCTGCATTATTTAGATATGCAAGAGATCTTGGAAATCCAAGAGGTGATATGTACGAAATAGCAGTATTCGAAGAAACAATTGTTAAGTCTGGAAAAGATATAATGTTTGCGATAAACATACCTCAAGAAGCAGTTGTTATTCCTGAAAGTATAGATGCCGTAAGAGCTGCTATGAATATGCAAAGTGATAAACTTGATGCTGTTGGAAAAACGAATGAATACTTGGGGTTGGGAAAATGGATGTAG
- the iolG gene encoding inositol 2-dehydrogenase, which yields MRTIKMGIVGLGRLGKRHAENIAFRVPNAELLAVCSIKQDEVDEAQKNWGIKYAYTNYKEMLENEELDAIFIASSSTEHCKQIELALEAGYHVFSEKPLGITKEEVDYITNIIEKHNDKKFMLGFMRRFDPSYLYAKKKLDDGDIGKPMYIRCYSIDPVSAVEGAIAFAEKSGGLYLDMMIHDLDLARWFLNSEAKTVFAVGDNYLYPEFGEHDDIDNGAAMIQFENGAVASFFAGRTSVHGYHIETEIIGTKGTLRIGTIPEKNLVTVFNENGAVRECHEGFLERFENAYLNELQEFVNCVLEDRKTPVGAFDGLKATEIGYACKQSLITNQLVML from the coding sequence ATGAGAACTATAAAAATGGGTATTGTTGGACTTGGTAGACTTGGAAAGAGACATGCTGAAAACATAGCCTTTAGAGTACCTAATGCTGAACTCCTTGCAGTGTGCAGCATCAAACAGGATGAAGTTGATGAAGCCCAAAAGAATTGGGGTATTAAATATGCTTACACCAACTATAAAGAAATGCTTGAAAATGAAGAGTTGGATGCAATTTTTATAGCATCATCCTCAACAGAACACTGCAAACAGATCGAACTTGCTTTAGAAGCTGGATATCATGTTTTTTCAGAAAAACCTTTGGGAATTACCAAAGAAGAAGTTGATTATATTACGAATATAATTGAAAAGCATAATGATAAAAAATTTATGCTTGGATTTATGAGAAGATTCGATCCTTCATATTTATATGCGAAGAAAAAGCTAGATGATGGAGACATAGGTAAGCCCATGTATATAAGGTGTTATAGCATAGATCCAGTAAGTGCTGTAGAAGGAGCCATAGCCTTTGCCGAGAAAAGTGGAGGATTATACTTAGATATGATGATTCACGATTTGGATTTGGCTAGATGGTTTTTAAACTCAGAAGCAAAAACCGTATTTGCTGTAGGAGATAACTACTTATATCCTGAATTTGGAGAGCATGATGATATCGATAATGGAGCAGCAATGATTCAGTTTGAAAATGGAGCAGTTGCATCATTCTTTGCAGGTCGTACCAGTGTTCATGGATACCATATAGAAACAGAAATCATAGGAACCAAGGGAACTTTAAGAATTGGTACAATTCCAGAAAAAAATTTGGTAACTGTATTCAATGAGAATGGTGCTGTAAGGGAATGCCATGAGGGTTTTCTTGAAAGATTTGAAAATGCTTATTTAAATGAACTTCAGGAATTTGTCAACTGTGTACTAGAAGACAGAAAAACACCAGTAGGAGCTTTTGACGGATTAAAGGCGACAGAAATTGGATATGCATGTAAGCAATCTTTAATAACAAATCAACTTGTAATGCTTTAA
- a CDS encoding LacI family DNA-binding transcriptional regulator, whose protein sequence is MTVTIKDIARIAGVSKATVSRSLNDSPLVAEKTKIKVKELAETMGFEFNANARSLSTSKTGTIGIIYPERFGEFGISLYYNSLLSQIRDFLEKEELDNIVAFPRNRYTGESNIKRLILSKKIDGLLIIHPNITDVDQKIMNFIEISKMPYVFLHHYPSFCDLETVDAIYTNHFGGGYDATKHLIELGHKNILCLTSHGNSMEFNQRTEGYKAALMDNGIEINEDFILKGYRDISSGYEIIMQNIDFIQVNNITGIFSQTDLMAIGAMQALKEMGKTIPDDYSIVGYDDIEMVLDFKPNLTTIHQPREEIAILTCNRLLELINGVRKNKKVNMRLSTKLIERESTRKLNTSLEG, encoded by the coding sequence ATGACAGTAACAATAAAGGACATCGCAAGGATAGCAGGTGTAAGTAAGGCAACAGTATCAAGGAGCCTCAATGATAGTCCTTTGGTGGCCGAGAAAACTAAAATAAAAGTAAAAGAACTAGCTGAGACAATGGGATTTGAATTTAATGCTAATGCAAGAAGTTTAAGTACCAGCAAGACTGGAACTATTGGAATAATTTATCCTGAGAGATTTGGAGAATTTGGTATTAGTTTATATTATAATTCGCTATTAAGTCAAATCCGTGATTTCTTAGAAAAAGAGGAGCTGGACAATATAGTTGCTTTCCCAAGAAATAGGTACACTGGTGAAAGTAATATTAAAAGGCTAATACTGAGTAAGAAAATTGATGGACTTCTTATAATACATCCTAATATTACGGATGTAGACCAAAAGATAATGAATTTCATTGAAATTTCAAAAATGCCATATGTATTTCTACATCACTATCCTAGTTTCTGTGATCTAGAGACAGTAGATGCAATTTATACAAATCATTTTGGCGGGGGCTATGATGCTACAAAGCATTTAATTGAACTTGGCCATAAGAATATACTATGTCTTACATCCCATGGAAACTCTATGGAGTTTAATCAAAGGACAGAAGGATATAAAGCTGCTTTGATGGACAATGGTATAGAAATAAATGAAGACTTCATATTGAAAGGTTATAGGGATATCAGCTCAGGATATGAAATTATAATGCAAAACATCGACTTTATACAGGTGAATAATATTACTGGTATATTTTCTCAGACGGATTTAATGGCAATAGGCGCTATGCAAGCTTTAAAGGAAATGGGAAAGACAATACCTGATGATTATTCAATTGTGGGATATGATGACATAGAAATGGTATTGGACTTCAAGCCGAATTTGACAACAATACATCAACCAAGAGAAGAAATTGCTATATTGACATGTAATAGACTTTTGGAATTAATCAATGGTGTTAGGAAGAATAAGAAGGTAAACATGAGACTTAGTACTAAACTGATTGAACGAGAATCCACTAGAAAATTGAATACCAGTTTGGAGGGTTAA
- a CDS encoding ABC transporter permease has protein sequence MTINNESANISVNRESNIAQLLKKYGIVLVLLLMIVVISILEPAFLRPTNIFNVLTQVSIFGIMSLGLTIVIISKGIDLSAGSVLAFAAVLAASLGQTVGATGKYFPNLPVLPILVPIAVALLVGLACGAVNGFLIAKTGIPAFIATLGMQTAARGFALIYTEGKPISNLTESFTNIGGKIFGVIPVPVVIYAIMIAITFIMLNHTRFGKNIYAIGGNIHAAEVSGIDVKKNLIMIYAYCGLLAGLAAVVFVGRTGSAHPGAATGYELTAIAATTIGGTSHSGGIGTIRGAVIGALVLGVLRNGLTLLGVPAYWQQVTEGVIIVVAVIIDMRKNRQRK, from the coding sequence TTGACAATAAATAATGAAAGTGCAAATATATCCGTTAACAGAGAAAGCAATATAGCACAATTACTTAAAAAATATGGCATTGTACTAGTGCTCTTACTTATGATAGTTGTAATTAGTATACTTGAACCAGCTTTTTTAAGACCTACTAATATCTTTAATGTTTTAACTCAGGTTTCAATCTTTGGAATAATGTCGTTGGGATTAACTATAGTTATAATATCAAAAGGTATTGACCTTTCAGCAGGTTCTGTATTAGCCTTTGCTGCTGTGCTTGCAGCAAGTTTGGGACAAACTGTAGGTGCAACTGGTAAGTATTTTCCTAATTTACCTGTTTTACCAATCTTAGTACCAATAGCTGTAGCGCTTTTAGTAGGATTAGCTTGCGGAGCAGTAAATGGTTTCTTAATAGCTAAGACTGGAATACCAGCTTTTATTGCTACTTTAGGTATGCAGACAGCTGCTAGAGGGTTTGCTCTTATCTATACTGAAGGTAAGCCAATAAGTAATTTAACAGAAAGCTTTACAAATATTGGTGGAAAGATCTTTGGTGTAATACCTGTTCCAGTTGTTATTTATGCAATTATGATAGCTATAACCTTCATAATGCTAAATCATACAAGGTTTGGTAAAAACATATATGCTATTGGTGGAAACATACATGCCGCAGAAGTATCAGGTATTGATGTAAAGAAAAATCTTATTATGATATATGCATATTGTGGTTTATTAGCAGGATTAGCAGCAGTAGTATTCGTAGGACGTACTGGTAGTGCCCATCCAGGTGCTGCAACTGGTTATGAATTGACAGCTATAGCTGCAACAACTATTGGAGGTACTAGCCATTCAGGTGGTATTGGAACAATTAGGGGTGCTGTTATAGGTGCTCTAGTACTAGGTGTACTAAGAAATGGTCTTACTTTACTGGGAGTTCCTGCATATTGGCAACAAGTAACAGAAGGTGTAATTATAGTTGTAGCTGTAATTATCGACATGAGAAAAAATAGACAAAGAAAATAA
- a CDS encoding sugar ABC transporter ATP-binding protein, whose amino-acid sequence MENNKYLLQMKNIKKVFPGVMALKGVDFNVGYGEIHALIGENGAGKSTLMKCLLGIYSPTSGEIYFDGNLLENYDVAEALNVGISMIHQEINPILYRSIMENIWSGREPLNKFGLVDHKKMYDLTKDLLKEIELDEDPLTIAANLTVAKLQLIEIAKAISYNAKLIIMDEPTSALPSREVEQLYKIMRKLKAEGRSIIYISHKIDEIYAITDKITVFRDGEYIGTEDTAQLSTDNLIKMMVGRNIDDMFPKTPCDIGEVYLEVKNLTHKKYFKDVSFTVRKGEIFGISGLVGSGRTEIIESIFGIKNYDSGEIFINGEKVEIRSPIDAIEKKMAFLTEDRRQTGIFPMLDVEFNLTLANILKYVKKSKLLNYKELKGDCSKFINAISIKTPSPKHKIENLSGGNQQKVLVAKWLLTQPDILFLDEPTRGIDVGAKSEIHKLISMLAGQGKCIVMVSSELPEILGMSDRIMVVHEGRVTGILENNQNVSQELIMEYATDTYKERVN is encoded by the coding sequence ATGGAAAATAACAAATATTTGCTTCAAATGAAAAATATTAAAAAAGTCTTTCCTGGAGTAATGGCTTTGAAGGGTGTTGACTTTAATGTAGGTTATGGGGAAATACATGCACTCATAGGAGAAAATGGAGCTGGGAAGTCTACTTTGATGAAATGTCTTTTAGGAATTTATTCACCAACATCAGGAGAAATATATTTTGATGGCAACCTTCTTGAAAACTATGATGTAGCAGAAGCATTAAATGTAGGAATTTCCATGATTCATCAAGAGATTAATCCGATATTATATAGATCTATTATGGAAAATATTTGGAGTGGTAGAGAACCTTTAAATAAATTTGGTCTGGTTGATCATAAGAAAATGTATGACTTAACTAAAGATCTTCTAAAAGAAATAGAACTAGACGAAGATCCTTTGACCATTGCAGCTAATCTTACAGTTGCAAAGTTACAGCTAATTGAAATAGCAAAGGCCATATCTTATAATGCAAAACTTATAATTATGGACGAACCAACATCTGCGCTTCCATCAAGGGAAGTTGAACAGCTTTATAAAATAATGAGAAAGCTAAAAGCAGAAGGTAGAAGTATCATATACATTTCTCATAAAATTGATGAAATATATGCTATTACTGATAAAATAACAGTTTTTAGAGATGGGGAATACATAGGCACAGAAGATACAGCTCAACTTAGCACAGATAACCTAATTAAGATGATGGTAGGAAGAAATATAGATGATATGTTTCCAAAGACACCATGTGATATAGGTGAAGTATATCTTGAAGTTAAGAATCTAACCCATAAAAAATATTTTAAGGATGTTTCATTTACAGTGAGAAAAGGTGAAATCTTTGGAATTTCTGGGTTAGTTGGTTCTGGTAGAACTGAGATTATTGAAAGTATTTTCGGAATAAAGAACTATGATTCTGGTGAAATATTTATTAATGGAGAAAAAGTAGAGATAAGAAGTCCTATTGATGCAATAGAAAAGAAAATGGCGTTTTTAACTGAAGACAGGAGACAGACAGGAATCTTTCCTATGCTTGATGTAGAATTTAACCTTACTCTTGCTAATATATTGAAGTATGTAAAGAAATCTAAATTGCTTAATTATAAAGAATTGAAAGGAGACTGCAGCAAATTTATCAATGCCATAAGCATAAAAACTCCAAGTCCAAAACATAAAATTGAAAATTTATCAGGCGGTAATCAGCAGAAGGTTTTAGTTGCAAAATGGTTATTAACTCAACCAGATATACTATTCCTGGATGAACCAACTCGTGGAATCGATGTGGGTGCCAAGTCTGAAATTCATAAACTTATTAGTATGCTAGCTGGACAAGGCAAGTGTATAGTTATGGTTTCATCTGAATTACCTGAAATACTTGGAATGAGCGATCGAATAATGGTTGTCCATGAAGGCAGAGTTACAGGAATACTGGAGAATAATCAAAACGTGAGTCAGGAATTAATAATGGAATATGCAACAGATACCTATAAGGAAAGAGTTAATTAA
- a CDS encoding sugar ABC transporter substrate-binding protein — protein MKKKFVSLVLLIVMLAVVFSACTQETPASTGGDTFKIGYSCNNFNDTFQTYIVDAAKAYVTENSDLTIDVQDAQEDVIKQQDQINAFIEQGVNALIVVPVDTSAMEPITQAAKDAGIPLVFVNRNPFGEDSVPENVYYVGSQEVIAGELQMEFVGEQLSGKGNVAILMGILSNEGAVKRTEGNELVISEQYPDIKVLAKETGNWQRDQGLSITENWLTAYGNDLNAILANNDEMALGALKAARDAGRDDIIVVGVDAIPDALASVEEGGMAATVLQDAVGQGQGAVVAAHKALKGESQDSITWVPFKLVTIDNLAEFK, from the coding sequence ATGAAAAAGAAATTTGTAAGTCTAGTACTACTAATTGTAATGCTAGCGGTTGTTTTTTCAGCATGTACACAAGAAACACCAGCTTCAACTGGAGGAGACACCTTCAAAATTGGTTATAGCTGCAACAACTTTAATGACACATTCCAAACTTACATAGTTGATGCTGCTAAGGCTTATGTAACAGAGAATTCAGATTTGACAATTGATGTACAAGATGCGCAAGAAGACGTAATTAAACAACAAGATCAGATCAATGCTTTTATTGAGCAAGGTGTAAATGCTCTAATAGTTGTACCAGTAGATACTAGTGCAATGGAACCGATTACACAAGCTGCTAAAGATGCAGGTATTCCTTTAGTATTTGTAAACAGAAATCCATTCGGTGAAGATTCAGTTCCTGAAAACGTTTACTATGTAGGATCACAAGAAGTTATAGCTGGAGAATTACAAATGGAGTTTGTTGGCGAACAACTTAGCGGTAAGGGAAACGTTGCCATACTTATGGGTATTCTTAGTAACGAAGGTGCTGTTAAACGTACAGAAGGAAATGAATTAGTTATCAGTGAACAATATCCAGATATAAAAGTTTTAGCTAAAGAAACTGGAAATTGGCAGCGTGATCAGGGATTATCAATAACTGAGAACTGGTTAACAGCCTATGGAAATGATTTAAATGCAATACTAGCAAACAATGATGAAATGGCATTAGGTGCATTAAAAGCTGCTAGAGATGCTGGCCGTGATGACATAATTGTAGTAGGAGTAGATGCAATACCAGATGCTCTTGCATCAGTTGAAGAGGGTGGAATGGCTGCAACTGTACTTCAAGATGCAGTAGGACAAGGTCAAGGCGCTGTTGTAGCTGCACATAAAGCTTTAAAAGGTGAGTCACAAGATAGTATTACTTGGGTACCATTTAAGCTGGTAACTATAGATAATTTAGCTGAGTTTAAATAA